From a region of the Nonlabens dokdonensis DSW-6 genome:
- a CDS encoding endonuclease/exonuclease/phosphatase family protein, with protein MWRKSFQIIGIIAALMSLLPLLAADYWWIRAFDFPHLQFTGFTLLAIILFFFTFKPKWINDYFYILILLGCFAFQFYRFIDYTPFVSTEVSESSDGITQEDIVSVYNVNLLQENKESEALIEEIKSKQPDIIVFTEANQRWKETIESSLGNSYAYKIEQPQENTYGMLLYSKMELIDGTIKFRVDPKIPSIEAKVKMRNGDLFQLYAIHPTPPMPQHNPKSTDRDKELMQIALESYEATLPVVVMGDFNDVAWSDSTQLTKTVGKLLDVRIGRGFYNTYHAKYPIFRWSLDHILTSSEFRLKDNGTGVSFGSDHFPYWVVLSFEPELSKEQTPEEPSEADLDRAKEQMNRSEKENVADNSK; from the coding sequence ATGTGGAGAAAATCATTTCAAATTATAGGTATAATAGCGGCGTTAATGAGTTTATTGCCGCTTCTTGCAGCAGATTATTGGTGGATTAGAGCTTTTGATTTTCCACATCTCCAATTTACAGGGTTTACCTTGCTAGCGATCATTCTATTCTTTTTTACCTTTAAACCTAAATGGATCAATGATTATTTCTATATCCTTATTTTATTAGGATGTTTTGCATTTCAATTTTATAGGTTTATAGATTATACACCTTTTGTGAGTACTGAAGTAAGTGAAAGTTCTGACGGTATTACCCAAGAAGATATTGTAAGTGTGTATAACGTGAACTTGCTACAAGAAAATAAAGAAAGCGAGGCTTTAATTGAAGAAATCAAAAGCAAGCAACCTGATATAATTGTTTTTACTGAGGCAAATCAGCGGTGGAAAGAAACAATTGAAAGTAGCTTGGGGAATTCATATGCTTATAAAATCGAGCAACCGCAGGAAAATACTTATGGAATGCTATTGTATTCCAAAATGGAATTGATCGATGGTACGATTAAATTTAGGGTAGACCCTAAAATACCATCCATTGAAGCAAAAGTGAAAATGAGAAACGGCGACCTTTTCCAATTGTATGCTATTCACCCTACGCCGCCTATGCCTCAACACAATCCTAAAAGCACTGATAGAGATAAAGAACTGATGCAAATAGCCTTAGAAAGCTATGAAGCTACTTTACCGGTAGTTGTTATGGGTGATTTTAACGATGTAGCGTGGTCAGATAGTACACAGCTTACTAAAACTGTAGGTAAATTATTAGATGTAAGAATAGGTAGAGGTTTTTACAATACTTACCATGCGAAATACCCTATTTTTAGATGGTCGCTAGATCATATACTTACTTCTTCAGAATTTAGATTAAAAGATAATGGTACAGGAGTTAGTTTCGGTAGTGATCATTTCCCTTATTGGGTTGTTTTATCTTTTGAGCCAGAATTATCAAAAGAACAAACTCCCGAAGAACCTTCAGAAGCGGATTTAGATAGGGCTAAGGAGCAAATGAATAGGTCTGAGAAAGAAAATGTAGCTGATAACTCAAAATAA
- the crcB gene encoding fluoride efflux transporter CrcB: protein MKALLLVFLGGGLGSSLRFYISTILNVNELKWIPTLTVNLLGCLLLGGFLAAFQKEELTYQWYVLLGIGFCGGLTTFSTFSVELFLLLKNASYVTALLYLLLSISLGIAAAALSFSYINKII from the coding sequence ATGAAAGCCTTATTACTTGTTTTCTTAGGTGGTGGATTAGGAAGTAGTCTCAGGTTTTATATTTCTACTATTTTAAATGTAAATGAATTAAAGTGGATTCCTACTTTGACTGTAAACTTATTAGGATGCTTACTTTTAGGAGGTTTTCTAGCTGCTTTCCAAAAAGAAGAATTGACCTATCAATGGTACGTTTTGTTAGGGATAGGCTTTTGTGGTGGTCTTACCACCTTTTCTACTTTCAGTGTGGAGCTTTTTCTACTCCTTAAGAATGCCTCTTATGTAACAGCCCTTCTTTATTTGCTCTTAAGCATATCTCTTGGAATCGCTGCAGCAGCGCTAAGTTTTTCTTATATCAATAAAATTATATAG
- a CDS encoding SRPBCC family protein has protein sequence MKIFKYIFILLLIIIIGGSIFFSLKDGSYDITEKRTIDAPAEVIYEQIEDFKQWDNWNPWLEDENITSTMGTQTRGVDGYYTFTDDNGNGKMTIKGLDPNTSVLMDMYYNNGMTDSTSEVTMNLNEVENGTEVVWNIKGEQGLLDKVMSAVFGFNMEEEISPKYEQGLKNLEQVVKEKMNVYSINVDGIIETGGGYFLYMSSSSKLNNVAQLKSQMLQNIMSYMQRNNIDLYGMPKIIYETIDPSNNSTIFSAAVPVQNREITATGSNILSSYQEPTKAVKVTLKGAYKHLNEAWKKGEEFIAQNGLLRSDLPVYEIYKTDPELTANPANYLTEIYFPIQ, from the coding sequence ATGAAAATTTTTAAATACATTTTTATACTGCTTCTCATCATCATCATAGGTGGTTCTATTTTTTTCTCCCTTAAAGATGGCTCTTACGACATTACAGAAAAAAGAACAATCGATGCTCCGGCAGAGGTTATTTATGAGCAAATAGAAGATTTTAAACAATGGGATAATTGGAATCCATGGTTAGAAGATGAAAATATAACTTCAACAATGGGAACACAGACTAGAGGTGTTGACGGTTATTATACGTTTACTGATGACAATGGAAATGGAAAAATGACGATTAAAGGTCTTGATCCTAATACATCTGTACTTATGGACATGTACTATAACAATGGTATGACTGACTCTACTAGCGAGGTAACAATGAATCTCAATGAAGTAGAAAATGGTACTGAAGTAGTTTGGAATATTAAAGGAGAACAAGGACTACTGGATAAAGTAATGAGTGCTGTTTTTGGCTTCAATATGGAAGAAGAGATTTCCCCAAAATACGAGCAAGGATTAAAAAATCTAGAACAAGTCGTAAAGGAAAAAATGAATGTCTATTCTATAAATGTAGATGGCATTATCGAGACTGGCGGCGGATATTTTCTATACATGTCCTCAAGTTCAAAACTAAATAACGTAGCACAGTTAAAGTCTCAAATGTTGCAAAACATTATGTCCTACATGCAACGCAATAATATCGACCTGTACGGCATGCCTAAAATTATTTATGAAACCATAGACCCTTCAAATAATAGCACTATTTTTTCTGCGGCTGTGCCAGTTCAAAATCGAGAAATTACTGCTACTGGCAGTAATATTCTTAGTAGTTATCAAGAACCAACAAAAGCAGTAAAAGTCACCTTAAAAGGTGCTTATAAGCACTTAAACGAGGCGTGGAAAAAAGGAGAAGAATTTATAGCTCAAAACGGTCTTCTAAGATCAGATTTACCTGTTTATGAGATCTATAAAACAGATCCTGAATTGACTGCTAATCCAGCTAATTATCTTACAGAAATTTATTTCCCTATTCAATAA
- a CDS encoding response regulator: MIKLIIAEDHESLIDGLQLLFKYDEEIKVIATAKDGKELLEILHHKTADIVLSDVSMPRMNGVELCTKINEKYPETKVIAFSMFENEDAIRDMIKAGAHGYVLKRRTLNEVRKAIIAVANGERYFDPSIRIDAVGNSEVSKRKTILSPSESEILKLIAQGKSSSEIAAERFTAVSTVSKHRKNMIQKLGLQGKGELMRYALGLYKHYK, translated from the coding sequence ATGATAAAACTAATTATAGCTGAAGACCATGAATCCTTAATTGATGGACTTCAATTGCTTTTCAAGTATGATGAAGAAATAAAGGTCATTGCTACTGCAAAAGATGGTAAGGAATTACTGGAAATCTTACATCATAAAACTGCAGACATCGTTCTAAGTGATGTGAGCATGCCTAGAATGAATGGTGTAGAACTTTGTACTAAGATTAACGAGAAGTATCCTGAAACTAAAGTGATTGCCTTTTCTATGTTTGAAAATGAGGATGCTATCAGAGATATGATAAAAGCTGGAGCTCATGGATATGTTTTAAAAAGACGGACTTTGAATGAAGTGAGGAAAGCTATTATTGCAGTAGCAAATGGAGAACGTTATTTTGATCCATCAATCAGAATAGACGCTGTTGGAAATTCTGAGGTTTCAAAGAGAAAAACAATTCTTTCTCCGAGTGAAAGCGAGATATTAAAATTAATTGCTCAAGGGAAAAGTTCTTCAGAAATTGCAGCAGAAAGATTTACAGCTGTCAGTACGGTTTCTAAACATCGCAAAAACATGATTCAAAAACTTGGATTACAAGGTAAGGGAGAACTGATGCGCTATGCTTTAGGTCTTTATAAACACTATAAATAG
- a CDS encoding tetratricopeptide repeat-containing sensor histidine kinase, which produces MFKICFSSLLFLSFFAFSQQPEAVIIDSLHKLIENENFHEAEELTKQIDSSKLSQNELGSFYLSLANIYLAYEDHEKAYEEALKAKEVFTKLENSNLLFKTNDLLLDIVGILRKPTAIKEQLVEENCEIASSSNDVEKKISCNSRRALLAITSQDYSLAVELFRKIDELARDEGKNNIALKNLSNIGVAHYLNGNLDSTLYYYDKKEVLLKINKDVDELAYLYNNYGQLYNEQHNFTKAISYFQKALELDLTKEIKTTRLIFLENIAGAYANNEEYKKATESYQEIDELREQLEPDNLMANIQELETKYQTTQKEKENLELKAATEAQRAQIYALSSGAAILVLLGLFIYNNQRKKKLLAQKEQELEKQRADTILKNQELATIDAMITGQEKERKKLAEELHDNLGSSLTTVKLYFENLKNNVKDEQGLEVYHRTEQILDDTYETIRTMSHNRNNGVLASKGLIPSIQTLTDKITSSGKLNVEFIHHGLDKKLESSMELIIFRTVQELLNNIMKHAQASVATINLTSYDENLNIMVEDNGTGFNATVLPQSDGMGLSNIEKRVENLEGTFEVDSHVGRGTTINIDIPYYDKTNYS; this is translated from the coding sequence ATGTTTAAAATTTGTTTTAGCTCACTACTTTTCCTAAGTTTCTTTGCTTTTAGTCAACAACCAGAAGCTGTAATTATAGACTCACTTCATAAACTAATTGAGAATGAAAATTTTCATGAAGCTGAAGAACTAACTAAACAAATTGATAGTTCAAAGTTGTCCCAAAATGAACTAGGATCATTCTATTTAAGCTTAGCGAATATTTACTTAGCTTATGAGGATCATGAAAAAGCGTACGAAGAAGCTTTAAAAGCCAAAGAGGTATTCACAAAGTTAGAAAACTCAAATTTACTTTTTAAAACTAATGATTTACTGCTAGATATAGTTGGAATTCTCCGAAAACCTACTGCAATAAAAGAACAACTTGTTGAAGAAAATTGTGAAATAGCTAGTTCAAGTAACGATGTAGAGAAAAAAATAAGTTGTAATAGTAGAAGGGCACTTCTTGCCATAACAAGTCAAGATTATAGTCTTGCAGTAGAGTTATTTCGCAAAATTGATGAGCTAGCCAGAGATGAAGGGAAAAATAATATCGCTCTTAAAAATCTCTCAAATATTGGTGTCGCTCACTACCTAAATGGAAATTTAGACAGCACTCTTTATTATTACGATAAAAAAGAAGTGTTACTAAAGATAAATAAAGATGTAGATGAGTTGGCCTATCTCTATAACAATTATGGTCAGTTGTATAATGAGCAACATAATTTTACTAAAGCTATTTCCTACTTTCAAAAAGCACTTGAATTAGACCTTACAAAAGAAATAAAAACTACGAGGTTAATATTTCTGGAAAATATTGCAGGCGCATATGCTAATAATGAAGAGTATAAAAAAGCTACTGAAAGTTATCAAGAAATAGATGAGTTAAGAGAACAATTGGAGCCTGACAATTTAATGGCAAATATTCAAGAGCTAGAAACTAAGTATCAAACCACTCAAAAAGAAAAAGAAAATCTAGAATTAAAAGCGGCTACCGAAGCACAACGTGCTCAAATTTATGCCTTATCAAGTGGAGCTGCAATACTTGTATTACTTGGACTATTCATATATAATAACCAGCGTAAGAAAAAATTACTTGCCCAAAAAGAGCAAGAATTAGAAAAACAACGAGCAGACACCATTTTAAAAAATCAGGAGCTAGCTACAATAGACGCTATGATAACTGGTCAAGAAAAAGAGCGTAAAAAACTTGCTGAAGAACTTCATGATAATTTAGGAAGCTCATTAACTACTGTAAAACTATACTTTGAAAATTTAAAAAACAACGTAAAAGATGAACAAGGTCTTGAAGTATACCATCGTACGGAGCAAATTCTAGATGACACTTATGAAACTATAAGAACCATGTCGCATAATAGGAATAATGGCGTACTCGCAAGCAAAGGTTTAATACCATCTATACAAACTCTTACAGATAAAATAACCTCAAGTGGAAAATTAAATGTAGAATTTATTCATCATGGTTTAGACAAAAAATTAGAAAGTAGTATGGAACTTATCATCTTTAGAACAGTTCAAGAATTACTTAATAATATTATGAAACATGCTCAAGCCTCAGTTGCTACTATTAATTTGACTTCATACGATGAGAATTTGAATATCATGGTTGAAGATAATGGTACTGGTTTCAATGCAACTGTCCTTCCTCAGTCCGACGGTATGGGATTGAGCAATATAGAAAAAAGAGTAGAAAATTTAGAGGGTACTTTTGAAGTTGACTCTCATGTAGGAAGAGGAACTACTATTAACATTGATATTCCCTATTATGATAAAACTAATTATAGCTGA
- a CDS encoding M28 family peptidase codes for MKKIIFFAFIISGMVTAQVPSENQMDLYNIIDEVSADRIENDVRKLAGFGTRNTFSDTVSNTRGIGAARRWIKAEFDKISADCGGCLEVFYQKDLVTTEMGNRVPKDAYVVNVVAIQRGTDNPNDMVMMSGDIDSRASDTMDFTTDAPGANDNASGMAGTIEAARVLSKRKFKNSIVYVGLSGEEQGLFGGKGLAEYAKKKEWNVIGFLNNDMIGNIKGVDGVIDNREFRIFSEPTDPTETERQRRMRRFYGGEVDGISRQLARYIHKSVKVYMPEMKPMMVYRLDRFGRGGHHRPFADLGFPGIRIMEAHENYTQQHQDIRVEDGIAYGDVVKHVNFPYARKLTAVNAINLAQLAWAPTPPENVKIGGIVEADAKLKWDKVKDAVGYKIYWRDTTSPTWDNSRYVGDVTEYTLKEIVIDNSFFGVAAVGKDGIESMVSFPSGVFR; via the coding sequence ATGAAAAAAATAATATTCTTTGCCTTTATAATTAGTGGGATGGTAACAGCTCAAGTCCCAAGTGAGAATCAAATGGATTTGTATAACATAATAGATGAAGTAAGTGCAGATCGCATTGAGAATGACGTGCGAAAACTAGCAGGTTTTGGTACGAGAAACACTTTCTCAGATACGGTTTCTAACACGAGAGGAATAGGTGCTGCTAGAAGATGGATCAAAGCAGAATTTGATAAAATATCAGCAGATTGCGGTGGCTGTCTAGAAGTGTTTTACCAAAAGGATCTGGTAACTACAGAAATGGGAAATCGTGTTCCTAAAGATGCCTACGTAGTTAATGTTGTTGCTATTCAAAGAGGTACAGATAATCCTAATGACATGGTAATGATGAGTGGCGATATTGATTCCAGAGCAAGTGATACCATGGATTTTACTACTGATGCGCCTGGTGCAAATGACAATGCCAGTGGAATGGCAGGAACTATAGAAGCAGCAAGAGTGCTATCTAAGAGAAAATTTAAAAACAGTATCGTATACGTAGGATTGAGTGGTGAAGAACAAGGACTATTCGGTGGTAAAGGTCTTGCAGAATATGCAAAGAAAAAAGAATGGAACGTGATCGGTTTTTTAAATAACGACATGATAGGTAACATAAAAGGTGTGGATGGCGTGATTGATAATAGAGAATTTAGAATCTTCTCTGAACCTACAGACCCTACTGAAACTGAAAGACAACGTCGCATGCGTCGTTTCTATGGTGGTGAAGTAGACGGTATTTCTAGACAGCTGGCTCGTTATATTCACAAATCGGTAAAAGTGTATATGCCAGAGATGAAGCCTATGATGGTTTACAGATTAGATCGTTTCGGTCGTGGAGGTCACCACAGGCCTTTTGCTGATTTAGGTTTTCCAGGAATACGTATTATGGAGGCTCATGAAAATTACACCCAACAGCATCAAGACATACGCGTAGAAGATGGTATCGCTTATGGAGATGTGGTAAAGCATGTAAATTTTCCTTATGCTAGAAAGTTAACTGCAGTAAATGCTATTAATTTGGCACAGTTAGCTTGGGCTCCTACTCCACCTGAAAATGTCAAAATAGGTGGAATTGTTGAGGCAGATGCCAAGTTAAAATGGGATAAGGTAAAAGATGCTGTAGGTTATAAAATTTACTGGCGAGATACCACAAGTCCTACATGGGATAATTCTCGATATGTAGGTGATGTTACTGAGTATACACTGAAAGAAATAGTAATAGACAATTCGTTTTTTGGAGTTGCCGCCGTAGGTAAAGATGGTATAGAAAGTATGGTGAGTTTTCCTAGTGGAGTTTTTAGATAA